One Nonomuraea angiospora DNA segment encodes these proteins:
- a CDS encoding ATP-binding protein, producing the protein MKWHFIDRSDQIAAIRSALGASGAGPIVLAGEPGSGRSRLVERVLASSEAARYEIVRLRPADGPGEVAARVGAAAGDRPLLLVMDDAQVSEDESLMALRSAAGGSPGARVLVTTLSGPAARRPDPVDCLRFEPGAYTVDVPPLTIEEVAALLAEVAGGHVRQATAGALHSATGGNPRLLHDFLVGRRLTERLTRGAAGWEFQCATEWLPPMDPSAATPHLVKATWDAWAELAFDRAFELCKAAAWCGEGHTVSVPLAHLLLLRGRGRDSMSFLDSLPEGMVESTPHLALARAVNLACGRGRPEAAAEFLLRAAVAAGPAQRPLLLAYRAWIMALNGRAADDVGTITRTDRETALFVHAAQAMARLRTRPEEAVFHLRRALALAAGGAEAGPPWLAAHLTAYLIDALLLAGRADEATLLAEGFHGGEPASGWDVAVAMSMVAA; encoded by the coding sequence ATGAAGTGGCATTTCATCGACCGGAGCGACCAGATCGCCGCGATTCGGTCAGCCCTCGGGGCTTCCGGCGCAGGCCCGATTGTCCTGGCCGGGGAGCCGGGCTCCGGCCGCAGCCGGCTGGTGGAGCGCGTGCTCGCCTCGTCCGAGGCGGCGCGCTACGAGATCGTCCGGCTGCGGCCCGCGGACGGTCCCGGCGAGGTCGCCGCCCGCGTCGGGGCGGCCGCCGGGGACCGTCCGCTGCTGCTCGTCATGGACGACGCGCAGGTCAGCGAGGACGAGAGCCTGATGGCGCTGCGCTCGGCCGCGGGCGGGAGCCCGGGGGCCAGGGTGCTGGTCACGACGCTGTCCGGGCCCGCGGCGCGGCGCCCCGACCCGGTGGACTGCCTGCGGTTCGAGCCGGGCGCGTACACGGTCGACGTGCCGCCGCTCACGATCGAGGAGGTGGCCGCCCTGCTGGCCGAGGTGGCCGGCGGCCACGTACGGCAGGCCACCGCCGGCGCCCTGCACTCGGCGACCGGCGGCAACCCCCGCCTGCTGCACGACTTCCTGGTGGGGCGCCGGCTCACCGAGCGCCTGACCCGGGGCGCCGCCGGGTGGGAGTTCCAGTGCGCCACCGAGTGGCTGCCGCCGATGGACCCGTCCGCGGCCACCCCGCACCTGGTGAAGGCCACCTGGGACGCCTGGGCGGAGCTGGCCTTCGACCGGGCCTTCGAGCTGTGCAAGGCGGCGGCGTGGTGCGGCGAGGGGCACACCGTCTCGGTGCCGCTGGCGCACCTGCTGCTGCTGCGCGGCAGGGGGCGCGACAGCATGTCGTTCCTGGACTCGCTGCCCGAGGGAATGGTGGAGAGCACGCCGCATCTGGCGCTCGCCCGCGCGGTCAACCTCGCCTGCGGGCGGGGCCGGCCGGAGGCCGCCGCCGAGTTCCTGCTGCGCGCGGCGGTGGCCGCCGGGCCGGCGCAGCGGCCGCTGTTGCTCGCCTACCGGGCCTGGATCATGGCGTTGAACGGCCGCGCCGCCGACGACGTCGGGACGATCACGCGTACCGACAGGGAGACCGCCCTGTTCGTGCACGCGGCGCAGGCCATGGCCCGCCTGCGGACCCGGCCCGAGGAGGCGGTCTTCCACCTGCGGCGCGCGCTCGCGCTCGCCGCCGGGGGAGCGGAGGCGGGGCCGCCCTGGCTGGCGGCGCATCTGACGGCGTACCTGATCGACGCGCTGCTGCTGGCCGGGCGGGCGGACGAGGCGACGCTGCTGGCGGAGGGCTTCCACGGCGGGGAGCCCGCCTCCGGCTGGGACGTCGCCGTCGCCATGTCGATGGTCGCCGCCTGA
- a CDS encoding PP2C family protein-serine/threonine phosphatase — MPTALVVAEPANPMSTAVLELDGALREEGFEVQLAVPDDLVLRHPHPDLLLISAALGLQRMALVSQRFLVDGRMPTIVAFPDDDIAALEECVRGGFDYVTRPFLPGLLRSRANSCWERWQLSTTVEEMAALASLREYERELRIARDIQAGFLPESLPRLDGWEIAASFRPARQVAGDFYDVFTLVNGRRLALVVADVCDKGVGAALFMALIRTLLRHTAEHTGFVQDVGDDATAVALDGSPGESALPLLSLGAGPLIQAVVGTNRYMARNHIKQAYFATMFFGVLDPYSGDLVYINGGHNPPVVVRADGSQTMLPPTGPAVGILADSSYTLGHVQLGPGDSLFAYTDGVVEARNSAHGLFGTPRLQEVLAGAGAHASGLLSAVDASVRTFVGAAEQSDDITTLALSRNPS; from the coding sequence ATGCCGACGGCCCTGGTGGTTGCCGAGCCGGCTAACCCCATGTCCACGGCGGTGCTCGAACTCGACGGGGCGCTGCGCGAAGAGGGCTTCGAGGTGCAGCTCGCCGTCCCGGACGACCTGGTCCTGCGCCACCCGCACCCCGATCTGCTGCTGATCTCGGCGGCGCTGGGGCTGCAGCGGATGGCGCTGGTCAGCCAGCGGTTCCTGGTGGACGGGCGGATGCCCACGATCGTGGCCTTCCCCGACGACGACATCGCCGCGCTGGAGGAGTGCGTGCGCGGCGGGTTCGACTACGTGACCCGCCCGTTCCTGCCCGGCCTGCTGCGCAGCCGGGCGAACTCCTGCTGGGAACGCTGGCAGCTCAGCACCACGGTGGAGGAGATGGCGGCGCTGGCCAGCCTGCGGGAGTACGAGCGCGAGCTGCGCATCGCCCGCGACATCCAGGCCGGGTTCCTGCCGGAGTCGCTGCCGAGGCTGGACGGCTGGGAGATCGCCGCCAGCTTCCGGCCGGCCCGGCAGGTGGCCGGCGACTTCTACGACGTGTTCACCCTCGTCAACGGGCGCAGGCTGGCGCTGGTGGTGGCCGACGTGTGCGACAAGGGCGTGGGGGCGGCGCTGTTCATGGCGCTGATCAGGACACTGCTGCGGCACACGGCCGAGCACACCGGGTTCGTCCAGGACGTCGGCGACGACGCCACCGCCGTGGCCCTGGACGGCTCGCCGGGAGAGTCCGCGCTGCCCCTGCTGTCGCTGGGGGCGGGGCCGCTGATCCAGGCGGTCGTCGGGACCAACCGCTACATGGCCCGCAACCACATCAAGCAGGCGTATTTCGCGACGATGTTCTTCGGGGTGCTGGACCCGTACTCCGGGGACCTGGTCTACATCAACGGCGGGCACAATCCGCCCGTCGTGGTGCGGGCCGACGGCAGCCAGACGATGCTGCCGCCGACGGGGCCCGCGGTCGGGATCCTGGCCGACAGCTCCTACACCCTGGGTCACGTGCAGCTCGGGCCCGGCGACTCGTTGTTCGCCTACACCGACGGGGTGGTCGAGGCCAGGAACTCCGCCCACGGCCTGTTCGGCACCCCCCGGCTCCAGGAGGTGCTGGCCGGGGCCGGGGCGCACGCCTCCGGCCTGCTCTCGGCGGTCGACGCCTCGGTGCGCACCTTCGTGGGCGCCGCCGAGCAGTCCGACGACATCACCACCCTGGCGCTGAGCCGGAACCCGTCCTGA